Proteins encoded in a region of the Armatimonadota bacterium genome:
- the purM gene encoding phosphoribosylformylglycinamidine cyclo-ligase produces the protein MPEEPVTYRQAGVDIDAAHAALLRMKELIRATQTPDVLADVGAFGGMFQLDLSRYRQPVLVSSIDGVGTKLKVAFMVGRHDTVGHDLVNHCVNDILVQGARPLFFLDYFATGKLQPEVVVEVVRGLSEACQEAGCALLGGETAEMPGMYAEGEYDLAGTIVGVVERDAIIDGSRVEPGDAVIGLASNGLHTNGYSLARYVLFELAGMRVDSYVPELGTSLGEELLRPHRCYLHPLTAAMQQFDIHAMAHITGGGFYENIPRVLPSDCRVIIDRRSWEVPPIFRLIQEKGNVPDPEMFRTFNMGVGMVVIVPREQSLALVEFLQMQGEGAMLIGEVQRGGHDVQVM, from the coding sequence ATGCCAGAGGAACCGGTAACCTACCGACAAGCGGGAGTGGACATCGACGCGGCACATGCTGCATTACTGCGCATGAAGGAGTTGATTCGCGCCACACAAACACCGGATGTACTGGCAGATGTGGGCGCATTCGGCGGGATGTTTCAGCTGGACCTCAGCCGCTATCGGCAGCCGGTGCTGGTCTCCAGTATCGACGGTGTGGGCACCAAGCTGAAGGTAGCGTTCATGGTGGGGCGCCATGACACTGTTGGTCACGACCTAGTGAACCACTGCGTCAACGACATCCTGGTGCAAGGTGCGCGCCCGCTTTTCTTTCTGGACTATTTCGCTACCGGCAAGCTGCAGCCGGAGGTGGTGGTAGAGGTTGTGCGGGGACTATCGGAGGCATGTCAGGAGGCGGGTTGTGCGCTGCTAGGCGGTGAGACCGCCGAGATGCCCGGCATGTACGCAGAGGGTGAGTATGACCTCGCCGGAACGATTGTGGGTGTGGTGGAACGAGATGCGATCATCGACGGCAGTCGTGTGGAGCCCGGCGACGCAGTGATTGGACTGGCTTCGAACGGTTTGCACACGAACGGCTATTCGCTGGCGCGCTATGTGCTGTTCGAACTAGCAGGAATGCGCGTAGACAGCTACGTACCGGAGCTGGGCACTTCTCTAGGTGAGGAACTGCTACGTCCACATCGATGCTATCTGCACCCTTTGACGGCGGCGATGCAGCAGTTTGATATCCATGCGATGGCGCACATCACCGGTGGTGGTTTCTACGAGAATATCCCGCGTGTTCTGCCCAGCGACTGCCGGGTGATTATCGATCGCCGCTCGTGGGAAGTACCTCCTATCTTTCGGTTGATACAGGAGAAGGGCAACGTACCTGACCCGGAGATGTTCCGCACCTTCAATATGGGCGTCGGCATGGTGGTGATTGTGCCGCGCGAGCAGAGCCTGGCGCTGGTGGAGTTTCTGCAGATGCAGGGCGAAGGCGCTATGCTCATCGGTGAGGTGCAACGGGGCGGTCACGACGTGCAGGTGATGTAG
- the dacC gene encoding D-alanyl-D-alanine carboxypeptidase DacC: MRKRLTVYLLWLWLIALPVFADLKADIDRIIQNPALAHSITGILVVSSKDGRTLYEQNADLMLIPASNQKLLTSAAALHRLGADFRFTTRLWAEGEVDSLGVLHGDLILQGSGDPTLLLKDIETMAEAVERAGIRRVEGCLLYDESTFDGIRRGWDWAWDDEPYYYSPCLSAICVERNAVTVFVSPGEKVGDPPRVRLFPPTDYLLVRNEATTSPAGTPSTIIITREHARNIAIVRGQIPLDARPDSARQALSVEEPPRYAMWLLRESLQKRGITTRYRTALPDRVPEGARLLYTHTSPPLSEILPLLNKPSDNLIAECLMRTLGATVYREGSAAAGERVMLDFLKEAGLDLSALNIVDGSGLSRRNQVSARNLVILLRYMASHPQAKMFLDSLPIAGVDGTLRSRMVNTPAQGKVRAKTGSLGRVSTLSGYLTTQTGEELVFAILMNNYNGSAAVARSVQDAILLRLVQGE; encoded by the coding sequence ATGCGCAAAAGGTTGACCGTATACCTGTTGTGGCTCTGGCTGATAGCCCTGCCCGTCTTCGCCGACCTCAAAGCCGATATCGACAGAATAATTCAGAACCCCGCGCTGGCACACAGCATCACAGGCATCCTGGTGGTTTCGTCAAAGGACGGCAGGACACTGTATGAGCAGAACGCCGATCTGATGCTGATCCCTGCTTCCAACCAGAAACTGCTGACCTCTGCGGCTGCATTGCACAGGTTGGGCGCGGATTTCCGTTTCACCACACGCCTGTGGGCAGAAGGGGAGGTCGATTCGCTGGGCGTGCTGCATGGCGACCTTATCCTGCAGGGGAGCGGCGATCCGACCCTGTTGCTGAAGGACATCGAAACGATGGCGGAGGCGGTAGAGAGAGCGGGCATCCGTCGGGTGGAAGGCTGTCTGTTATATGACGAAAGCACGTTTGACGGCATCCGACGCGGCTGGGACTGGGCGTGGGATGACGAGCCATATTACTATTCTCCTTGTCTGAGTGCAATCTGTGTGGAGCGCAACGCGGTGACCGTCTTCGTCTCCCCAGGCGAAAAGGTGGGAGACCCACCCCGCGTGCGTCTGTTTCCCCCTACCGACTATCTGCTGGTGCGCAATGAGGCGACCACCTCTCCCGCTGGTACGCCGTCCACAATCATTATCACGCGCGAGCACGCACGCAATATCGCCATCGTGCGCGGGCAGATACCGCTGGACGCGCGCCCCGATTCGGCAAGGCAGGCGCTATCGGTGGAAGAACCGCCTCGCTATGCGATGTGGCTCTTGCGCGAATCACTGCAGAAGCGAGGGATTACCACTCGTTACCGCACTGCCCTGCCCGACCGTGTGCCGGAAGGGGCGCGTTTGCTCTATACCCATACCTCGCCTCCTTTGAGCGAGATATTACCCCTGCTGAACAAGCCGAGCGACAACCTTATCGCCGAGTGCCTGATGCGTACGCTGGGAGCAACGGTCTATCGCGAGGGAAGCGCAGCTGCGGGCGAGCGGGTGATGCTAGATTTCCTGAAGGAGGCGGGGTTAGACCTCTCCGCACTGAACATCGTGGACGGTTCGGGGCTATCGCGGCGCAATCAGGTATCGGCAAGGAATCTGGTTATCCTGCTGCGCTACATGGCGTCGCATCCGCAGGCGAAGATGTTTCTGGATTCTCTGCCGATAGCTGGCGTAGACGGCACTCTGCGCAGTCGCATGGTGAACACCCCTGCACAGGGTAAAGTGCGCGCGAAGACGGGCAGTCTGGGCAGGGTGAGCACGCTGTCGGGCTACCTGACCACGCAGACGGGTGAGGAACTGGTGTTCGCGATTCTGATGAACAACTACAACGGCTCGGCAGCGGTTGCGCGCTCCGTGCAGGATGCGATACTGCTCAGACTGGTGCAAGGGGAATAA
- a CDS encoding ABC transporter permease, translated as MKTPWRLVLLPVAVFVAAIAVAAVVIALSGSPPLPALVAWWEGAVSAPGALPESLLNATPLLFTGLAVAVGLLAGQFNIGVEGQLLMGALASAWVGFAVSGLPAPLHVLLALLAGALVGAVWGWIPGILKAWRGAHEVITTIMMNYIAIYLTQYLVTRVWKDPNSMSPQTPEALPSAWLPILVEGTRLSIGLLIALAAALILWYLLKRTVWGYELRAVGANAEAAQAAGVQVSRVIWGSMALSGAIGGLAGAVEVLGVHHRYYDQFSPGYGFDGIAVALLGNNHPLGAVLAAFVFGAMKNGAVYMQSVTVPAVPREITTVVQAVVIFFLAAMRFRRRGG; from the coding sequence ATGAAAACCCCGTGGCGACTGGTCCTGCTTCCCGTCGCCGTGTTTGTGGCAGCGATCGCGGTGGCTGCAGTGGTCATTGCGTTGTCGGGCAGTCCACCATTACCCGCGCTGGTGGCTTGGTGGGAAGGAGCGGTCTCCGCGCCCGGCGCGCTGCCCGAAAGCCTGCTCAATGCCACTCCCCTGTTATTTACCGGTCTGGCGGTAGCGGTAGGGTTGTTGGCGGGGCAGTTTAACATCGGCGTAGAGGGGCAGCTGCTGATGGGCGCGCTGGCGTCGGCATGGGTAGGGTTCGCGGTGTCGGGTTTGCCTGCGCCGTTGCATGTGCTGCTGGCGTTGCTGGCGGGTGCGCTGGTCGGCGCAGTATGGGGATGGATACCGGGCATCCTGAAGGCATGGCGCGGCGCGCACGAGGTCATTACCACTATCATGATGAACTACATCGCCATTTACCTCACGCAGTACCTTGTGACCAGAGTGTGGAAGGATCCGAACTCCATGTCGCCCCAGACTCCGGAGGCTCTTCCCTCAGCCTGGTTGCCTATACTGGTGGAAGGCACAAGACTCAGCATCGGACTGCTGATTGCGCTGGCAGCCGCGCTGATACTGTGGTATCTGCTGAAACGCACAGTATGGGGCTACGAGCTGCGAGCGGTGGGGGCAAACGCCGAGGCGGCGCAGGCAGCGGGCGTGCAGGTCTCGCGCGTGATATGGGGTAGTATGGCTCTGAGCGGAGCGATAGGCGGACTGGCAGGGGCGGTGGAGGTGCTGGGCGTGCACCACCGTTACTATGACCAGTTCTCGCCCGGCTACGGCTTCGACGGCATTGCGGTCGCCCTGCTAGGTAATAACCACCCGCTGGGCGCGGTGCTGGCAGCTTTCGTTTTCGGGGCGATGAAAAACGGCGCAGTATACATGCAGTCGGTGACCGTTCCTGCTGTACCTCGTGAGATTACCACCGTAGTGCAGGCGGTGGTCATCTTCTTTCTGGCGGCGATGCGTTTTCGGCGGAGAGGTGGTTGA
- a CDS encoding nucleotidyltransferase, with protein sequence MNEEILQRAKRFITEEVEKAGYRVVQVVLFGSRARGDSRADSDWDFPVVVDRDLEFSQKEDLASDICWRLATQGIYADVFVLSSAVVQEQRDNTGYLVYYALKEGAEV encoded by the coding sequence ATGAACGAAGAAATCCTGCAGCGCGCGAAGCGGTTCATCACGGAAGAGGTCGAAAAAGCGGGCTACCGGGTGGTACAGGTCGTCCTTTTCGGTAGTCGGGCACGGGGGGATTCTCGCGCCGATAGTGACTGGGATTTTCCGGTAGTAGTAGACAGGGATTTGGAGTTTTCGCAAAAGGAGGACCTAGCTTCGGACATCTGTTGGCGTCTGGCAACGCAGGGCATTTACGCAGACGTGTTCGTTCTTTCTTCTGCAGTTGTCCAGGAGCAGCGCGATAACACGGGGTATCTGGTCTACTACGCGCTTAAAGAAGGGGCTGAGGTATGA
- a CDS encoding oxidoreductase: MQRVRFGVIGVGGMGVAHATLIQRIEQTELTAVCSASEERTRQAAQRFGVPGFTDHQQLLQSGLVEAVLIATPHPSHAEIALCAFEHGVHVLCEKPLAVSISEGRRMVDSAQRHGLLLGAMLQMRTAKQYRIARRAVEEGMVGNLLRAHMIATWCRNEAYYRSAAWRGTWAGEGGGVLINQAPHHLDVFCWLAGMPCRVTAQVRTRYHQIEVEDEAFALLEYPNCAHGYLYVNVNEMPATRRFEVVGEGGKVVLDGEQVTVTRVVPPLPQYMQQTQDMWELPATEPVVLDVPEEEEGHEAVIRNFARVLLGLEERLIAPGEEALWSLELANAIILSAKRQKTVALPLDAEEYDALLAELRSASQVKPAAQEVRRTDPNIARAIRMEQDTQG, from the coding sequence ATGCAACGGGTGCGTTTTGGGGTGATCGGGGTGGGTGGCATGGGCGTGGCTCATGCCACCCTTATCCAGCGCATCGAGCAAACCGAGCTGACGGCGGTCTGCTCGGCGTCGGAGGAACGTACCCGGCAGGCTGCCCAGCGGTTCGGTGTACCCGGCTTTACCGACCACCAACAGCTGTTGCAGAGCGGACTGGTAGAGGCGGTGCTTATCGCCACACCGCACCCTTCGCACGCCGAAATTGCCCTTTGCGCGTTCGAGCACGGGGTGCATGTGCTCTGTGAAAAACCGCTGGCGGTGAGCATCTCCGAGGGGCGTCGTATGGTTGATTCCGCACAACGGCACGGGCTTTTACTCGGCGCGATGCTGCAGATGCGCACCGCAAAACAATACCGAATCGCCAGGCGAGCGGTGGAAGAGGGAATGGTCGGTAACCTGTTACGCGCGCATATGATAGCCACATGGTGCCGTAATGAGGCATATTATCGTTCGGCAGCGTGGCGAGGTACATGGGCGGGTGAAGGTGGCGGAGTGCTGATAAACCAGGCGCCCCACCACCTAGACGTTTTCTGCTGGCTGGCGGGGATGCCATGCAGGGTGACCGCGCAAGTACGCACGCGCTACCACCAGATAGAGGTAGAAGATGAGGCGTTTGCCCTGCTGGAGTATCCCAACTGCGCGCATGGCTACCTCTACGTGAACGTCAACGAGATGCCTGCCACACGCCGTTTTGAGGTGGTCGGCGAAGGGGGCAAGGTGGTGCTCGACGGCGAGCAGGTAACCGTTACCCGCGTCGTTCCCCCCCTCCCACAGTATATGCAGCAAACGCAGGATATGTGGGAACTTCCTGCGACAGAGCCGGTCGTCCTGGACGTGCCGGAAGAGGAAGAGGGGCATGAGGCGGTCATCCGCAACTTCGCGCGGGTGTTGCTGGGGCTGGAAGAGCGGTTGATTGCGCCCGGCGAGGAGGCATTGTGGAGCCTCGAGCTGGCGAACGCCATTATCCTCTCGGCGAAAAGGCAAAAAACGGTTGCCCTGCCACTGGATGCAGAAGAGTATGATGCACTTCTTGCCGAGCTGCGCTCCGCTTCGCAGGTAAAGCCTGCTGCGCAGGAAGTGCGTCGCACCGACCCTAATATTGCCAGAGCCATCCGCATGGAGCAAGATACGCAAGGATGA
- a CDS encoding heme ABC transporter ATP-binding protein encodes MNNHSPIVVRMEDICKRFGAVQANNHITLSVRQGTIHAIVGENGAGKTTLMNILYGVFPPDSGTVSLYGRTVRFRSPAEALQAGIGMVSQHYALIPRLSVLENLTLSGEGASLAPIPRARILARAQELAKVIGLQADWDAPAGMLSVSQQQKVEILKLLLRGARVLIFDEPTAVLPPADAEAFFALLHRFTEEGRTVLLVTHKLHEVLAHADEVTVLRAGEVVATMPVRDSPGAQPRIDARTLARLIVGEGEVLLEEELLLGKRLDNKPRLRVEGLVVPPIRSRAGLKGVSFEVYPGEVFGVAGVDGSGQAELIDALLGLAPPTQGHIWLNGEDITCAPPAVRLRKGVRYIAEDRHLRGAILDWSVAENAALGLHRQGGFGSVMSLSFARMKEFAQKIITRFAVRAPSADAPFSALSGGNQQKVVVGRALMETPVLLIAGQPTRGLDAASTRAVHHAIREACRQGAAALVVSFDLDELLTLCDRIGVLFDGRMADIVEGERRQREEIGALMVGAVKGRGV; translated from the coding sequence ATGAACAATCACAGCCCCATTGTGGTTCGCATGGAAGACATCTGCAAGCGCTTCGGCGCGGTGCAGGCGAATAACCACATCACCCTCTCCGTCCGGCAAGGCACTATCCATGCCATCGTGGGCGAAAACGGCGCAGGCAAGACTACCCTGATGAACATTCTATACGGTGTGTTTCCTCCCGATAGCGGTACAGTGTCTCTTTACGGACGGACGGTGCGCTTTCGTTCGCCGGCGGAGGCACTGCAGGCGGGCATCGGCATGGTAAGCCAGCATTACGCGCTTATCCCCCGCCTGAGCGTGCTGGAGAACCTGACGCTGAGCGGTGAGGGAGCCTCGTTGGCGCCCATCCCTCGTGCGCGGATACTGGCACGGGCGCAGGAGCTGGCGAAGGTTATCGGATTGCAAGCGGACTGGGACGCACCTGCGGGCATGCTGTCAGTATCACAACAGCAGAAGGTGGAGATTCTGAAGTTGCTGTTGCGCGGCGCGCGTGTGCTGATTTTCGACGAGCCGACCGCCGTGCTACCGCCTGCCGATGCGGAAGCCTTTTTCGCGTTGTTGCACCGCTTTACCGAGGAAGGACGCACGGTACTGCTGGTGACGCACAAGTTGCACGAGGTGTTAGCGCACGCGGACGAGGTAACGGTGTTGCGGGCTGGTGAGGTGGTCGCCACGATGCCGGTGCGCGATTCGCCCGGGGCGCAACCGCGCATAGATGCCCGTACGCTGGCGAGGCTTATCGTCGGTGAAGGAGAGGTTTTACTGGAAGAGGAGCTGTTGCTGGGCAAACGGCTAGACAACAAACCTCGCCTGCGCGTGGAGGGGTTAGTTGTGCCGCCGATACGCAGTCGCGCCGGATTGAAAGGGGTCTCTTTTGAGGTTTATCCGGGCGAGGTCTTTGGTGTCGCCGGTGTGGACGGCAGTGGACAGGCGGAGTTGATTGACGCCCTGTTAGGGCTGGCTCCTCCGACACAGGGACATATCTGGTTGAACGGTGAGGACATTACCTGCGCACCTCCTGCGGTGCGTCTACGCAAAGGCGTGCGCTATATCGCTGAAGACCGCCACCTGCGCGGGGCGATACTAGATTGGTCAGTGGCGGAGAACGCCGCGCTGGGGCTACACCGGCAGGGAGGTTTCGGTTCAGTGATGTCGCTCTCATTTGCCCGGATGAAAGAGTTCGCTCAGAAGATTATCACGCGGTTCGCGGTACGCGCGCCTTCCGCCGATGCGCCCTTCTCGGCACTGTCGGGAGGCAACCAGCAAAAGGTGGTGGTGGGACGTGCGTTGATGGAAACCCCGGTTTTGCTCATCGCCGGACAGCCCACGCGGGGACTGGACGCCGCCAGCACACGAGCCGTTCACCACGCCATTCGCGAAGCCTGTCGGCAAGGGGCAGCCGCGCTGGTGGTGTCGTTTGATCTGGACGAGCTGCTCACGCTATGCGACCGCATCGGCGTGCTGTTCGATGGGCGCATGGCGGACATTGTGGAAGGCGAACGTAGACAGCGCGAGGAGATTGGTGCGCTGATGGTAGGCGCGGTGAAGGGGAGAGGCGTATGA
- a CDS encoding oxidoreductase, translating into MDKVRIGIIGVGGMGSAHAKMMQEVEEVQLTAVADIDPNVAKSVGEQYGVPSFTDYKQCIDSGLADAVIVATPHPVHPEVAEYAFSKGLHVLTEKPMAINPVEADRMIEAAKRSGKVFAVMFQMRTERPYRIARKAMEQGVVGEIMRTELVSAWYRNQAYYDSAEWRATWVGEGGGVLVNQAPHALDMFCWLAGLPAKVTASTRTRLHDIEVEDEAFALLEYANGAHGYLYTTTNEAPGTQRIEIAGDRGKIVIQDGQVTIRRVEPPLREFTFSAADMWSGPRTEPVDVEVEEMPAGHAQVTRNFARAILYGEPLLSPGEEGIWCVELASSIILSSKRGKTVSLPVDRAEYNALLQELKANSQPKRRVLGQRVSDPNIVR; encoded by the coding sequence ATGGACAAAGTACGTATAGGCATTATCGGCGTCGGGGGAATGGGTTCCGCCCACGCCAAAATGATGCAGGAAGTGGAAGAGGTGCAGCTGACGGCGGTCGCCGACATCGACCCGAACGTGGCGAAGAGCGTAGGCGAACAGTACGGCGTACCCTCCTTCACCGATTACAAGCAGTGCATCGATAGCGGGCTAGCGGACGCGGTGATTGTTGCCACACCGCATCCGGTTCATCCCGAAGTAGCAGAGTACGCCTTTAGTAAAGGCTTGCACGTGCTGACCGAGAAGCCGATGGCGATTAACCCAGTAGAAGCTGACCGTATGATTGAGGCGGCGAAGCGATCGGGCAAGGTGTTTGCGGTGATGTTCCAGATGCGCACCGAGCGCCCCTATCGCATCGCCCGTAAGGCGATGGAGCAGGGCGTTGTGGGGGAGATCATGCGCACGGAGCTGGTATCCGCGTGGTATCGCAATCAGGCGTACTATGATTCGGCGGAGTGGCGAGCCACGTGGGTGGGCGAAGGCGGTGGAGTGCTGGTGAACCAGGCGCCGCACGCACTGGATATGTTCTGCTGGCTTGCCGGATTGCCTGCAAAGGTCACAGCCTCTACACGCACTCGCTTGCACGATATCGAGGTGGAAGACGAGGCGTTTGCCCTGCTGGAGTACGCCAACGGCGCACACGGCTATCTATACACCACCACCAACGAAGCGCCCGGCACACAGCGTATCGAAATCGCGGGTGATAGGGGCAAGATAGTGATTCAAGACGGGCAAGTAACCATTCGGCGTGTGGAACCACCCCTGCGCGAGTTTACCTTCAGCGCAGCCGATATGTGGTCGGGACCGAGAACGGAGCCAGTAGATGTAGAGGTGGAGGAGATGCCCGCCGGACACGCACAGGTCACCCGCAACTTCGCGCGGGCGATACTTTATGGCGAGCCGTTATTGTCCCCGGGCGAGGAAGGTATCTGGTGTGTGGAGCTCGCTAGCAGCATCATTCTCTCCAGCAAGCGAGGCAAAACGGTATCTCTGCCCGTAGACCGCGCCGAGTATAATGCTCTGCTTCAGGAGCTCAAAGCCAACTCTCAGCCCAAGCGCAGGGTGCTCGGTCAGCGGGTGTCCGACCCGAACATCGTCAGGTAG
- a CDS encoding TonB-dependent receptor, whose protein sequence is MRFIAILCTILITLWGSAAVVRSDPSPNAPDLTQLSIEDLMQIEVITASKKVQPIRDVPASVYVITAEDIRRMGATTIPEALRLVPGVHVATIDANKWAVAVRGFNGRYSNKLLVLIDGRTVYTPFFSGVYWDAQPLLFMEDIERIEVIRGPGGTLWGANAVNGVINIITKSAKDTQGTLWVSGGGGEEKAFGGIRFGGRLGDSGYYRAYTLYRERDALQQDKAYIRNNDGWLVKRSGFRADWNRSQNETFTLLGEAYGGRIGQRLNIPDFALPGSRVVDERYTTSGYYLMGTWNRQRGDITDTLHVYYDHYARSPLELTEIRDTIDLSWQQRIQTSRKHDVLWGVEYRRTSDKTRGNLMNLSPPSKVDHIFGVFVQDDITLNDRARLTIGSKVENNSYTAWEVQPNLRLLWQPNEKRVWWGAVSHAVRMPTRAERHIAINAYYEGMVSGLPMFSRVYGSPDFRSEEVTAYELGYRCQPHQRISMDISTFYNVYKNLRSFEPADPFVENTPTPHLVLPVYMSNKLRGRTYGFEVSANWNVTDSWTLKLGYANLTYRLQHDPDSKDPFNLHSDSTSNTPRHQWNISSHLNLPGKWRMDTYLFFVDRLFGMDFLPSYYRLDISIGWHPTKDVELSLMLQNLLKRDIREFEHPLWERDSIPERSVYARILWWFR, encoded by the coding sequence ATGCGTTTCATCGCCATTCTCTGTACTATTCTGATCACCCTGTGGGGGAGCGCAGCAGTAGTCCGCAGTGATCCCTCGCCGAATGCTCCCGACCTCACCCAGCTCAGCATTGAAGACCTGATGCAGATAGAGGTCATCACTGCGTCCAAAAAGGTGCAGCCCATACGTGATGTGCCTGCCTCTGTGTACGTTATTACCGCAGAGGATATCCGCCGCATGGGCGCAACCACTATCCCTGAGGCATTGCGTCTTGTGCCCGGTGTGCATGTTGCTACTATCGACGCCAACAAATGGGCGGTAGCGGTGCGAGGCTTTAATGGACGTTACTCAAACAAGCTGCTGGTGCTCATCGACGGACGTACCGTGTATACGCCGTTCTTTTCGGGGGTGTACTGGGATGCCCAACCGCTCCTGTTCATGGAAGACATCGAACGTATCGAGGTCATCCGAGGACCAGGCGGGACCCTGTGGGGAGCGAACGCGGTCAACGGCGTCATCAACATCATCACCAAATCGGCGAAGGACACGCAGGGCACCTTGTGGGTGTCGGGCGGCGGAGGTGAGGAGAAAGCCTTCGGCGGGATACGCTTCGGCGGCAGGTTGGGTGACAGTGGCTACTATCGGGCGTATACACTCTACCGAGAGCGCGACGCCCTCCAGCAGGATAAAGCGTACATCCGCAACAACGACGGCTGGCTGGTAAAGCGCAGCGGCTTTCGCGCGGACTGGAATCGCTCGCAGAACGAAACCTTCACCCTGCTTGGCGAAGCGTATGGAGGGCGTATCGGACAACGCTTAAACATCCCCGATTTTGCTCTGCCGGGCAGCCGCGTTGTGGATGAACGCTATACTACGTCTGGCTACTACCTGATGGGTACGTGGAACCGCCAGCGAGGCGATATCACTGATACTCTGCATGTGTACTACGACCATTATGCCCGCTCGCCTCTGGAGCTGACAGAGATTCGCGATACCATCGACCTCAGCTGGCAACAGCGGATACAAACCAGTAGAAAACATGATGTGCTATGGGGCGTAGAGTACAGACGCACCTCAGATAAAACTCGCGGTAACCTGATGAACCTTTCTCCCCCAAGCAAGGTAGACCATATCTTCGGCGTCTTTGTGCAGGATGATATTACCCTTAACGACCGTGCTCGTTTAACCATCGGCTCCAAAGTCGAGAACAACAGCTACACAGCGTGGGAGGTGCAGCCTAACCTGCGTCTGTTGTGGCAGCCGAACGAGAAAAGGGTATGGTGGGGAGCGGTGTCGCATGCGGTGCGGATGCCTACGCGTGCCGAACGTCACATCGCCATCAACGCCTATTACGAGGGGATGGTGAGCGGCTTGCCCATGTTCTCGCGTGTCTACGGAAGCCCCGACTTCCGCTCGGAAGAGGTCACCGCTTACGAACTGGGCTACCGCTGCCAACCACACCAGCGAATCTCGATGGACATCTCGACGTTTTACAACGTGTACAAGAACCTGCGCAGCTTCGAACCCGCAGACCCATTTGTGGAAAACACACCGACACCGCATCTGGTGCTGCCCGTGTACATGAGCAACAAACTGCGCGGGCGAACATACGGCTTCGAGGTCTCCGCCAACTGGAACGTGACCGACTCGTGGACGTTGAAGCTGGGTTACGCGAATCTAACCTACCGTCTGCAGCACGACCCAGATAGTAAGGACCCCTTCAATTTGCATAGCGATAGCACCAGCAACACCCCGCGCCACCAGTGGAACATCAGCTCACACCTGAATCTGCCCGGTAAGTGGCGTATGGATACCTATCTCTTCTTCGTAGACAGGCTGTTCGGGATGGATTTCCTGCCCAGCTACTACCGGCTGGACATTTCCATCGGCTGGCACCCCACGAAGGACGTGGAGTTGAGCCTTATGCTACAAAACCTGCTTAAGCGCGATATCCGCGAGTTCGAACATCCGCTGTGGGAACGTGACAGTATCCCGGAAAGGTCAGTATATGCACGAATATTGTGGTGGTTCAGGTAG
- a CDS encoding esterase, with amino-acid sequence MALCQLRFFSQSLGKASEMFVVLPDSGEGPFPVLYLLHGLSDDASIWLRRSRIEWYVRDLPLIVVMPDGGRGWYTNGVNGEAYEDHVMKDVIGQTERLFPAARQRQHRAIAGLSMGGYGAMSLALHHPASFVAAASLSGAVGVGHKPITEEMPPDFKRIFGENPTGSDKDLFALIQKVDRAQLPRLWLDCGVDDFLIEDNRAFHLHLQSLSIPHVYHEFPGAHTWDYWDEHIQQVLQFVMEAMGH; translated from the coding sequence ATGGCGCTGTGTCAACTGCGGTTTTTCAGCCAGTCGCTGGGAAAGGCATCGGAGATGTTCGTGGTACTGCCCGATAGCGGTGAGGGACCGTTTCCGGTGCTTTACCTGCTGCACGGGTTGTCCGACGACGCATCGATATGGCTTCGGCGCAGTCGGATCGAGTGGTATGTGCGCGATTTGCCATTGATTGTGGTAATGCCCGACGGGGGCAGAGGCTGGTACACCAACGGGGTAAACGGCGAGGCGTATGAAGACCATGTCATGAAGGACGTGATAGGGCAAACGGAGCGGCTCTTTCCCGCCGCTCGACAGCGGCAACATCGTGCCATCGCGGGGCTGTCGATGGGGGGATACGGCGCGATGAGCCTTGCCTTGCACCACCCTGCCAGTTTCGTTGCCGCCGCCAGCCTGTCGGGGGCAGTAGGTGTCGGGCACAAGCCTATAACGGAGGAGATGCCCCCCGATTTCAAGCGCATCTTCGGCGAGAACCCGACAGGTTCCGACAAGGACCTGTTCGCGCTGATACAGAAGGTAGATAGGGCGCAATTGCCCAGACTGTGGCTGGACTGCGGCGTGGACGACTTTCTGATTGAGGATAACCGCGCCTTTCATTTACATCTGCAATCGCTGAGTATCCCGCATGTCTATCACGAGTTCCCGGGCGCGCACACGTGGGACTACTGGGATGAGCATATCCAGCAGGTGCTACAGTTCGTGATGGAAGCGATGGGGCATTGA